A genomic window from Etheostoma spectabile isolate EspeVRDwgs_2016 chromosome 13, UIUC_Espe_1.0, whole genome shotgun sequence includes:
- the LOC116700369 gene encoding protein phosphatase 1D, producing the protein MDEGIIFRMSAYSEQGGRKYMEDVVDIRIEYEPTQSPSPGEDYPKSQGHGGQGKVESEPTKQTENETRDHNVAAEAAPVSAMWVESLSNEDSGNNSAPASEGKVAGQAVDTRRSVAFFAVFDGHGGREAAHFARENLWELLKRQRGFWSKDHSEVCAALKKGFIACHHAMWKELPEWPKTITGLPSTSGTTASVIVIRGVHMYVAHVGDSAVVVGVQENDSDIRLQALEITQDHKPELPKEKQRIERLGGSVMKKSGVNRVVWKRPRLTHNGPVRRSTVIDQIPFLAVARSLGDLWSYDFYSGEFVVSPEPDTTVMTLDPSRHRYIILGSDGLWNMMPPSNVVNMCCSHDKMVGPKGMSCARRLGVTALLFWKERMLRADNTTVIVLALQVRGDPPIPMHQEEIVVDMSTGMDHVPFPGTTYNTCQVPQEEHEDDMFFEEDGIYGEDHEGWPCLEW; encoded by the exons ATGGACGAGGGGATAATATTTCGTATGAGTGCATATTCCGAGCAAGGTGGGAGGAAATACATGGAGGATGTTGTCGATATAAGGATCGAGTACGAGCCGACACAGTCTCCATCGCCAGGCGAAGATTATCCAAAGTCGCAGGGGCATGGAGGACAGGGGAAAGTGGAGAGTGAACCTACAAAACAGACTGAAAATGAGACACGTGACCATAACGTTGCTGCCGAAGCGGCCCCCGTTTCTGCAATGTGGGTAGAGAGTCTCTCAAATGAGGACAGTGGCAACAACAGTGCACCGGCGTCGGAGGGGAAAGTCGCAGGGCAAGCAGTCGACACTCGGAGGTCTGTGGCGTTTTTCGCTGTTTTCGATGGCCACGGGGGTCGAGAAGCAGCACATTTCGCGAGAGAGAATCTGTGGGAGTTATTGAAAAGGCAGCGGGGGTTTTGGTCCAAGGATCACAGTGAAGTGTGTGCTGCTCTAAAGAAAGGCTTCATCGCCTGTCACCATGCAATGTGGAAAGAGCTAC CGGAGTGGCCAAAGACTATTACTGGCCTGCCCAGTACATCAGGCACCACAGCCAGCGTGATTGTGATCCGCGGGGTTCACATGTACGTTGCCCATGTAGGGGATTCGGCGGTAGTGGTGGGTGTGCAAGAAAATGACTCTGATATCAGGCTCCAGGCACTTGAAATAACACAGGACCATAAACCTGAACTTCCTAAGGAAAAACAAAGGATTGAACGACTGGGTGGCAG TGTAATGAAGAAATCCGGGGTGAACCGTGTTGTGTGGAAGAGACCCAGGCTGACCCACAACGGCCCTGTGAGGAGGAGTACAGTCATCGACCAGATCCCCTTCCTTGCTGTGGCCCGGTCCCTCG GTGATCTGTGGAGCTACGATTTCTACAGCGGGGAGTTTGTGGTTTCTCCGGAGCCCGACACCACCGTGATGACGCTTGACCCCAGCCGGCATCGCTACATCATCCTCGGCAGTGACGGGCTGTGGAATATGATGCCACCCAGTAATGTGGTCAATATGTGTTGTAGCCACGACAAAATGGTG GGACCAAAGGGGATGTCTTGCGCCCGCCGGCTGGGAGTCACAGCCCTACTGTTTTGGAAAGAGCGCATGCTCCGTGCAGACAACACAACAGTCATTGTCCTGGCCCTACAGGTGCGCGGGGACCCACCCATCCCTATGCATCAAGAGGAGATCGTCGTTGACATGTCTACAGGAATGGACCATGTTCCATTCCCAGGAACTACTTATAACACATGTCAGGTCCCACAG GAGGAGCATGAGGATGACATGTTTTTTGAAGAAGATGGGAtttatggagaagatcatgagggATGGCCATGCCTGGAGTGGTAG